A single genomic interval of Corylus avellana chromosome ca10, CavTom2PMs-1.0 harbors:
- the LOC132163831 gene encoding RNA-binding protein Y14 has protein sequence MANAAEVEAVDFEPEDDDLMDEDGGVDTADASASPRAPLPKLKSAITGGASSSAAASRKIKGRGFRQDHPDAVDRSTRLAASNFDSLKSPDGPGPQRSIEGWIILATGIHEEAQEDDLQNAFGEFGEIRNLHLNLDRRTGFVKGYALIEYENFEEAQNAISSMNGAEFLTQTLTVDWAFSSGSSANGAMKRKNTRPPRERRSRSPRRRY, from the exons ATGGCGAACGCAGCGGAGGTGGAGGCGGTGGACTTCGAGCCGGAGGATGACGACCTGATGGACGAGGATGGAGGCGTAGATACCGCCGACGCCTCGGCCTCGCCGAGGGCCCCGCTCCCGAAGCTCAAGTCCGCTATCACCGGCGGTGCGTCCTCCTCCGCCGCCGCATCCAGAAAGATCAAGGGACGTGGCTTCCGCCAGGACCATCCCGACGCCGTGGACCGCTCCACCCGGCTTGCCGCCTCCAACTTCGACTCCTTGAAGTCCCCCGACGGCCCTGGGCCCCAGCGAT CCATCGAAGGATGGATTATTCTGGCCACTGGAATACACGAAGAGGCACAAGAGGATGATCTGCAAAATGCTTTTGGTGAGTTTGGGGAGATCAGGAACTTGCATCTAAATCTTGATCGCCGGACTGGGTTTGTCAAG GGATATGCCCTAATTGAATATGAGAACTTTGAGGAAGCACAGAATGCAATATCCTCAATGAATGGAGCTGAATTTCTTACGCAAACTCTCACTGTTGACTGGGCCTTCAGCAGTGGATCCTCAGCCAATGGAGCgatgaaaagaaagaatacaAG gccGCCTCGAGAACGTCGTTCAAGGAGCCCGAGGAGGAGATACTAG
- the LOC132163491 gene encoding zinc finger CCCH domain-containing protein 22-like isoform X1, translating to MDSYEATKVVFSRIQTLDPENASKIMGYLLLQDQGEKEMIRLAFGPDTSLHNLILKTKTHLGIPSNTSPSSFSRPASSFSRSTSINGFDIANVNPSSPSSCNPWNSTGFSAPAPSYASVVKENSNIGSGSFSPSALPYSSGHDIIDDYQLQDHLAFLNDSKIDDLFDPPRLELAVSPSAYPESPLHKRSYLGEDASSGLGWKPCLYFARGFCKNGSSCRFLHSDSVDPTANIVGSPSKLNEFEQCQELLRSKAAAHQQKLSGGSQFMTGASFPYNKCLNILMQQQNDQTRRSVAAAALMMGDDLQKFGRCRPERNDFSPMGLGGMVNPGSRQIYLTFPADSTFREEDVSNYFSIYGPVQDVRIPYQQKRMFGFVTFVYPETVKIILAKGNPHFVCDSRVLVKPYKEKGKIPDKKQQQQQQQQQQQLERGEFSLCSSPSGLDSREPFDLQFGARMFYDTQEMLLRRKLEEQADLQQAIELQGRRIMNLQLLDFKNHQYHPQQYHHGLSVGSPIPSPTLTRAPDNPNLILPSDGIDQQVPTERNGDPVAAVSQTCAVDADHQLQQEVNLAFSNGHVDSRDKEEKSYPEENDLPESLEPILPDSLFACPKKPADEHLTTASDENASTASSSSNSNQILPTTSPIAMASLKNVFSKCPGFLLGMECS from the exons ATGGATTCCTATGAAGCTACCAAGGTGGTTTTCTCAAGGATCCAAACCTTGGACCCAGAAAATGCGTCCAAAATCATGGGCTACCTTCTCTTGCAAGACCAGGGTGAGAAGGAGATGATACGGTTGGCGTTTGGACCAGACACCAGTCTGCACAACCTCATCCTCAAAACCAAAACCCACTTGGGAATTCCTTCAAACACTTCGCCTTCGTCCTTTTCAAGGCCCGCCTCCTCCTTCTCAAGAAGCACCTCCATTAATGGCTTTGACATCGCAAACGTTAACCCATCTTCCCCTTCCTCCTGCAACCCTTGGAATTCCACTGGGTTTTCCGCTCCAGCTCCCTCTTACGCCAGCGTTGTGAAGGAGAACAGTAATATTGGTTCCGGCTCATTCTCACCCTCTGCATTGCCGTATAGTTCTGGTCATGACATCATTGATGACTACCAGCTCCAAGACCATCTTGCTTTCCTCAATGATTCAAAGATCGATGATTTGTTCGATCCGCCGCGGCTAGAGCTAGCCGTGAGCCCGAGTGCTTATCCTGAATCTCCGTTGCATAAACGAAGCTACTTGGGTGAAGATGCAAGCTCTGGGCTTGGATGGAAGCCGTGCTTGTATTTCGCAAGAGGGTTTTGTAAAAATGGCAGTAGCTGCCGGTTTCTTCACAGCGATTCCGTTGACCCTACTGCTAATATTGTTGGTTCGCCGAGTAAACTCAACGAGTTTGAACAGTGCCAAGAGTTACTCAGATCAAAGGCGGCTGCCCACCAGCAAAAACTCTCCGGAGGGTCTCAGTTCATGACTGGAGCTTCTTTCCCGTACAACAAGTGCttgaatattttaatgcaaCAACAAAATGATCAAACCCGGAG ATCGGTAGCAGCAGCAGCATTAATGATGGGGGATGACCTTCAAAAGTTCGGGCGGTGCCGGCCCGAAAGGAATGACTTTTCGCCCATGGGATTGGGAGGAATGGTGAATCCAGGTTCTAGACAGATTTACTTGACTTTCCCAGCTGATAGTACTTTCAGAGAAGAAGATGTTTCCAATTACTTTAG CATTTATGGACCAGTGCAAGATGTGAGGATTCCATACCAGCAGAAAAGAATGTTTGGATTTGTTACATTCGTCTATCCGGAGACGGTGAAGATCATTTTGGCCAAAGGGAACCCTCATTTTGTTTGTGATTCACGTGTGCTTGTTAAGCCTTATAAGGAGAAGGGAAAGATTCCGGACAA GAAGcaacaacagcaacagcaacagcaacagcaacagtTGGAGAGGGGAGAGTTTTCACTGTGTTCAAGTCCATCTGGGCTTGATTCTAGAGAGCCTTTTGACCTCCAGTTTG GAGCAAGAATGTTTTATGATACTCAAGAGATGTTGTTGAGAAGGAAACTAGAGGAACAGGCTGATTTGCAGCAAGCCATTGAACTGCAAGGGAGAAGAATTATGAATCTGCAACTTCTGGACTTCAAGAATCATCAATATCATCCTCAGCAATACCATCACGGTTTATCTGTTGGGTCACCCATTCCCTCACCAACCCTAACTCGCGCGCCCGACAACCCGAACCTCATTCTTCCGTCCGATGGCATTGATCAACAAGTCCCAACAG AGAGAAATGGTGACCCAGTTGCAGCTGTTTCTCAAACTTGTGCTGTGGATGCTGATCATCAGCTACAGCAGGAAGTGAATCTGGCTTTCAGTAATGGCCATGTTGATAGCAGGGACAAGGAGGAGAAATCATATCCTGAAGAAAATGACCTCCCTGAAAG CTTAGAGCCCATCCTCCCTGATAGTCTCTTTGCTTGTCCTAAAAAGCCAGCTGATGAGCACCTCACCACTGCTTCCGATGAAAACGCTTCAACTGCTTCATCTTCTTCTAACAGTAACCAAATACTGCCTACCACTTCCCCCATCGCCATGGCTTCacttaaaaatgttttctccAAATGCCCAG GGTTTCTTTTGGGCATGGAATGTAGTTGA
- the LOC132163491 gene encoding zinc finger CCCH domain-containing protein 22-like isoform X2 gives MDSYEATKVVFSRIQTLDPENASKIMGYLLLQDQGEKEMIRLAFGPDTSLHNLILKTKTHLGIPSNTSPSSFSRPASSFSRSTSINGFDIANVNPSSPSSCNPWNSTGFSAPAPSYASVVKENSNIGSGSFSPSALPYSSGHDIIDDYQLQDHLAFLNDSKIDDLFDPPRLELAVSPSAYPESPLHKRSYLGEDASSGLGWKPCLYFARGFCKNGSSCRFLHSDSVDPTANIVGSPSKLNEFEQCQELLRSKAAAHQQKLSGGSQFMTGASFPYNKCLNILMQQQNDQTRRSVAAAALMMGDDLQKFGRCRPERNDFSPMGLGGMVNPGSRQIYLTFPADSTFREEDVSNYFSIYGPVQDVRIPYQQKRMFGFVTFVYPETVKIILAKGNPHFVCDSRVLVKPYKEKGKIPDKKQQQQQQQQQQQLERGEFSLCSSPSGLDSREPFDLQFGARMFYDTQEMLLRRKLEEQADLQQAIELQGRRIMNLQLLDFKNHQYHPQQYHHGLSVGSPIPSPTLTRAPDNPNLILPSDGIDQQVPTERNGDPVAAVSQTCAVDADHQLQQEVNLAFSNGHVDSRDKEEKSYPEENDLPESQLMSTSPLLPMKTLQLLHLLLTVTKYCLPLPPSPWLHLKMFSPNAQGFFWAWNVVDRA, from the exons ATGGATTCCTATGAAGCTACCAAGGTGGTTTTCTCAAGGATCCAAACCTTGGACCCAGAAAATGCGTCCAAAATCATGGGCTACCTTCTCTTGCAAGACCAGGGTGAGAAGGAGATGATACGGTTGGCGTTTGGACCAGACACCAGTCTGCACAACCTCATCCTCAAAACCAAAACCCACTTGGGAATTCCTTCAAACACTTCGCCTTCGTCCTTTTCAAGGCCCGCCTCCTCCTTCTCAAGAAGCACCTCCATTAATGGCTTTGACATCGCAAACGTTAACCCATCTTCCCCTTCCTCCTGCAACCCTTGGAATTCCACTGGGTTTTCCGCTCCAGCTCCCTCTTACGCCAGCGTTGTGAAGGAGAACAGTAATATTGGTTCCGGCTCATTCTCACCCTCTGCATTGCCGTATAGTTCTGGTCATGACATCATTGATGACTACCAGCTCCAAGACCATCTTGCTTTCCTCAATGATTCAAAGATCGATGATTTGTTCGATCCGCCGCGGCTAGAGCTAGCCGTGAGCCCGAGTGCTTATCCTGAATCTCCGTTGCATAAACGAAGCTACTTGGGTGAAGATGCAAGCTCTGGGCTTGGATGGAAGCCGTGCTTGTATTTCGCAAGAGGGTTTTGTAAAAATGGCAGTAGCTGCCGGTTTCTTCACAGCGATTCCGTTGACCCTACTGCTAATATTGTTGGTTCGCCGAGTAAACTCAACGAGTTTGAACAGTGCCAAGAGTTACTCAGATCAAAGGCGGCTGCCCACCAGCAAAAACTCTCCGGAGGGTCTCAGTTCATGACTGGAGCTTCTTTCCCGTACAACAAGTGCttgaatattttaatgcaaCAACAAAATGATCAAACCCGGAG ATCGGTAGCAGCAGCAGCATTAATGATGGGGGATGACCTTCAAAAGTTCGGGCGGTGCCGGCCCGAAAGGAATGACTTTTCGCCCATGGGATTGGGAGGAATGGTGAATCCAGGTTCTAGACAGATTTACTTGACTTTCCCAGCTGATAGTACTTTCAGAGAAGAAGATGTTTCCAATTACTTTAG CATTTATGGACCAGTGCAAGATGTGAGGATTCCATACCAGCAGAAAAGAATGTTTGGATTTGTTACATTCGTCTATCCGGAGACGGTGAAGATCATTTTGGCCAAAGGGAACCCTCATTTTGTTTGTGATTCACGTGTGCTTGTTAAGCCTTATAAGGAGAAGGGAAAGATTCCGGACAA GAAGcaacaacagcaacagcaacagcaacagcaacagtTGGAGAGGGGAGAGTTTTCACTGTGTTCAAGTCCATCTGGGCTTGATTCTAGAGAGCCTTTTGACCTCCAGTTTG GAGCAAGAATGTTTTATGATACTCAAGAGATGTTGTTGAGAAGGAAACTAGAGGAACAGGCTGATTTGCAGCAAGCCATTGAACTGCAAGGGAGAAGAATTATGAATCTGCAACTTCTGGACTTCAAGAATCATCAATATCATCCTCAGCAATACCATCACGGTTTATCTGTTGGGTCACCCATTCCCTCACCAACCCTAACTCGCGCGCCCGACAACCCGAACCTCATTCTTCCGTCCGATGGCATTGATCAACAAGTCCCAACAG AGAGAAATGGTGACCCAGTTGCAGCTGTTTCTCAAACTTGTGCTGTGGATGCTGATCATCAGCTACAGCAGGAAGTGAATCTGGCTTTCAGTAATGGCCATGTTGATAGCAGGGACAAGGAGGAGAAATCATATCCTGAAGAAAATGACCTCCCTGAAAG CCAGCTGATGAGCACCTCACCACTGCTTCCGATGAAAACGCTTCAACTGCTTCATCTTCTTCTAACAGTAACCAAATACTGCCTACCACTTCCCCCATCGCCATGGCTTCacttaaaaatgttttctccAAATGCCCAG GGTTTCTTTTGGGCATGGAATGTAGTTGACAGAGCGTGA
- the LOC132163491 gene encoding zinc finger CCCH domain-containing protein 22-like isoform X3, which translates to MDSYEATKVVFSRIQTLDPENASKIMGYLLLQDQGEKEMIRLAFGPDTSLHNLILKTKTHLGIPSNTSPSSFSRPASSFSRSTSINGFDIANVNPSSPSSCNPWNSTGFSAPAPSYASVVKENSNIGSGSFSPSALPYSSGHDIIDDYQLQDHLAFLNDSKIDDLFDPPRLELAVSPSAYPESPLHKRSYLGEDASSGLGWKPCLYFARGFCKNGSSCRFLHSDSVDPTANIVGSPSKLNEFEQCQELLRSKAAAHQQKLSGGSQFMTGASFPYNKCLNILMQQQNDQTRRSVAAAALMMGDDLQKFGRCRPERNDFSPMGLGGMVNPGSRQIYLTFPADSTFREEDVSNYFSIYGPVQDVRIPYQQKRMFGFVTFVYPETVKIILAKGNPHFVCDSRVLVKPYKEKGKIPDKKQQQQQQQQQQQLERGEFSLCSSPSGLDSREPFDLQFGARMFYDTQEMLLRRKLEEQADLQQAIELQGRRIMNLQLLDFKNHQYHPQQYHHGLSVGSPIPSPTLTRAPDNPNLILPSDGIDQQVPTERNGDPVAAVSQTCAVDADHQLQQEVNLAFSNGHVDSRDKEEKSYPEENDLPES; encoded by the exons ATGGATTCCTATGAAGCTACCAAGGTGGTTTTCTCAAGGATCCAAACCTTGGACCCAGAAAATGCGTCCAAAATCATGGGCTACCTTCTCTTGCAAGACCAGGGTGAGAAGGAGATGATACGGTTGGCGTTTGGACCAGACACCAGTCTGCACAACCTCATCCTCAAAACCAAAACCCACTTGGGAATTCCTTCAAACACTTCGCCTTCGTCCTTTTCAAGGCCCGCCTCCTCCTTCTCAAGAAGCACCTCCATTAATGGCTTTGACATCGCAAACGTTAACCCATCTTCCCCTTCCTCCTGCAACCCTTGGAATTCCACTGGGTTTTCCGCTCCAGCTCCCTCTTACGCCAGCGTTGTGAAGGAGAACAGTAATATTGGTTCCGGCTCATTCTCACCCTCTGCATTGCCGTATAGTTCTGGTCATGACATCATTGATGACTACCAGCTCCAAGACCATCTTGCTTTCCTCAATGATTCAAAGATCGATGATTTGTTCGATCCGCCGCGGCTAGAGCTAGCCGTGAGCCCGAGTGCTTATCCTGAATCTCCGTTGCATAAACGAAGCTACTTGGGTGAAGATGCAAGCTCTGGGCTTGGATGGAAGCCGTGCTTGTATTTCGCAAGAGGGTTTTGTAAAAATGGCAGTAGCTGCCGGTTTCTTCACAGCGATTCCGTTGACCCTACTGCTAATATTGTTGGTTCGCCGAGTAAACTCAACGAGTTTGAACAGTGCCAAGAGTTACTCAGATCAAAGGCGGCTGCCCACCAGCAAAAACTCTCCGGAGGGTCTCAGTTCATGACTGGAGCTTCTTTCCCGTACAACAAGTGCttgaatattttaatgcaaCAACAAAATGATCAAACCCGGAG ATCGGTAGCAGCAGCAGCATTAATGATGGGGGATGACCTTCAAAAGTTCGGGCGGTGCCGGCCCGAAAGGAATGACTTTTCGCCCATGGGATTGGGAGGAATGGTGAATCCAGGTTCTAGACAGATTTACTTGACTTTCCCAGCTGATAGTACTTTCAGAGAAGAAGATGTTTCCAATTACTTTAG CATTTATGGACCAGTGCAAGATGTGAGGATTCCATACCAGCAGAAAAGAATGTTTGGATTTGTTACATTCGTCTATCCGGAGACGGTGAAGATCATTTTGGCCAAAGGGAACCCTCATTTTGTTTGTGATTCACGTGTGCTTGTTAAGCCTTATAAGGAGAAGGGAAAGATTCCGGACAA GAAGcaacaacagcaacagcaacagcaacagcaacagtTGGAGAGGGGAGAGTTTTCACTGTGTTCAAGTCCATCTGGGCTTGATTCTAGAGAGCCTTTTGACCTCCAGTTTG GAGCAAGAATGTTTTATGATACTCAAGAGATGTTGTTGAGAAGGAAACTAGAGGAACAGGCTGATTTGCAGCAAGCCATTGAACTGCAAGGGAGAAGAATTATGAATCTGCAACTTCTGGACTTCAAGAATCATCAATATCATCCTCAGCAATACCATCACGGTTTATCTGTTGGGTCACCCATTCCCTCACCAACCCTAACTCGCGCGCCCGACAACCCGAACCTCATTCTTCCGTCCGATGGCATTGATCAACAAGTCCCAACAG AGAGAAATGGTGACCCAGTTGCAGCTGTTTCTCAAACTTGTGCTGTGGATGCTGATCATCAGCTACAGCAGGAAGTGAATCTGGCTTTCAGTAATGGCCATGTTGATAGCAGGGACAAGGAGGAGAAATCATATCCTGAAGAAAATGACCTCCCTGAAAG CTGA
- the LOC132163846 gene encoding RNA-binding protein Y14-like, with protein sequence MANAAEVEAVDFEPEDDDLMDEDGGVDTADASASPRAPLPKLKSAITGGASSSAAASRKIKGRGFRQDHPDAVDRSTRLAASNFDSLKSPDGPGPQRSIEGWIILATGIHEEAQEDDLQNAFGEFGEIRNLHLNLDRRTGFVKGYALIEYENFEEAQNAISSMNGAEFLTCL encoded by the exons ATGGCGAACGCAGCGGAGGTGGAGGCGGTGGACTTCGAGCCGGAGGATGACGACCTGATGGACGAGGATGGAGGCGTAGATACCGCCGACGCCTCGGCCTCGCCGAGGGCCCCGCTCCCGAAGCTCAAGTCCGCTATCACCGGCGGTGCGTCCTCCTCCGCCGCCGCATCCAGAAAGATCAAGGGACGTGGCTTCCGCCAGGACCATCCCGACGCCGTGGACCGCTCCACCCGGCTTGCCGCCTCCAACTTCGACTCCTTGAAGTCCCCCGACGGCCCTGGGCCCCAGCGAT CCATCGAAGGATGGATTATTCTGGCCACTGGAATACACGAAGAGGCACAAGAGGATGATCTGCAAAATGCTTTTGGTGAGTTTGGGGAGATCAGGAACTTGCATCTAAATCTTGATCGCCGGACTGGGTTTGTCAAG GGATATGCCCTAATTGAATATGAGAACTTTGAGGAAGCACAGAATGCAATATCCTCAATGAATGGAGCTGAATTTCTTAC gtGTTTGTGA
- the LOC132163589 gene encoding zinc finger CCCH domain-containing protein 55-like — protein sequence MDPFEATNIVLSKIKFLEPENASKIMGYLLIQDLGENDLIRLAFGSEAYLRALILKAKTHLGISSNISSTASTPSSPSPLNPIARPTSANPFSHSSPRLPNGFDFSKNPSSPSLNSWAVSGFPGNPISPKSSPLLSYDNIRAGSLPLRSFPQHKNGFESGSGTNSDLLDEHHISEYLSFLNESSSSSKNEDFLAPMLELGHGGHNWAHSGNNGDTHFHRRSYSENDVCFGSEEAGLGTGYKPCLYFARGFCKNGSNCKFVHGGFADSVDGPHGPIVGSPSKLEELELHEEMMRLKAAQQQRLASQQFMAGPSPSAYNKYMNFLLQQQNDPQRAAAAAAAFMMGEDLYKFGRCRPERNDFLAMASAEKVNSASRQIYLTFPADSTFKDEDVSEYFSNFGPVQDVRIPYQQKRMFGFVTFVYPETVKLILAKGNPHFICDSRVLVKPYKEKGKVPDKRQQHQQQQQLERGEFSPCLSPSGLDSREPYDHLGARMLYNTQEMLLRRKLEDQAELQQAIELQGRRLMNLQLPDLDERIHHHQRSLSVGSHVPLTSLPHAHINQNVILPSDSINEEVAEGHSGNPAAAAEHLLQQEVNPACIHNNGSANSKEESFHVEEYDLPKSLEQVLPDSLLPSPTKSAGDNLSGFSAAMLEVNENSAFSISQSSDEIILSLPSTFVSDKASQ from the exons atggatccTTTTGAAGCCACAAACATTGTGTTGTCAAAGATAAAATTTTTAGAGCCAGAGAATGCCTCAAAAATCATGGGTTACCTTCTCATACAGGACCTTGGGGAGAACGACTTGATACGCCTGGCCTTTGGGTCGGAGGCGTATCTGCGCGCTCTCATCCTCAAAGCCAAAACCCACTTGGGGATTTCCTCAAACATATCGTCCACGGCCTCCACACCTTCCTCTCCTTCGCCTCTTAACCCCATAGCTAGACCAACAAGCGCCAACCCATTTTCCCACTCCTCCCCGAGACTGCCAAACGGCTTTGACTTTTCGAAAAACCCATCTTCTCCTTCCTTAAATTCCTGGGCAGTTTCTGGGTTCCCGGGCAACCCCATTAGCCCAAAATCAAGCCCTTTGCTCTCCTACGATAATATTCGGGCTGGCTCCCTTCCTTTACGTTCGTTCCCACAGCACAAAAATGGTTTTGAGAGTGGTAGTGGCACTAACTCTGACCTCCTGGATGAGCACCATATCAGCGAGTACCTCTCTTTCCTCAACGAATCGTCGTCTTCATCCAAAAACGAAGATTTTCTCGCTCCAATGCTCGAATTGGGTCATGGAGGACACAATTGGGCACATTCTGGCAACAATGGGGACACCCATTTTCACAGAAGGAGCTATTCGGAGAATGACGTGTGTTTCGGGTCGGAAGAGGCCGGTTTGGGAACTGGGTACAAGCCCTGCCTTTACTTTGCCAGAGGGTTTTGCAAGAATGGCAGCAATTGCAAGTTTGTCCACGGTGGGTTTGCTGATTCGGTGGATGGTCCTCATGGTCCCATTGTGGGTTCCCCGAGTAAGCTGGAGGAGTTGGAACTGCACGAGGAGATGATGAGATTGAAGGCTGCACAGCAGCAAAGATTGGCTTCGCAGCAGTTCATGGCTGGGCCGTCACCGTCAGCGTACAACAAGTACATGAATTTTCTCCTGCAGCAGCAAAATGACCCCCAGAG AGCGGCAGCAGCGGCGGCAGCATTCATGATGGGGGAAGATTTGTACAAGTTTGGCCGTTGCCGACCGGAAAGGAATGACTTTTTGGCTATGGCATCGGCAGAAAAGGTGAACTCCGCTTCGAGGCAGATCTACTTGACCTTTCCAGCTGACAGTACTTTTAAAGATGAAGACGTTTCCGAGTACTTCAG CAATTTTGGACCAGTCCAAGATGTGAGGATTCCTTACCAGCAGAAGCGAATGTTTGGATTTGTTACATTTGTGTACCCTGAAACTGTGAAGCTCATTTTGGCCAAAGGGAATCCTCATTTTATTTGTGATTCACGTGTGCTTGTCAAGCCCTACAAGGAGAAGGGAAAAGTTCCGGATAA GAGGCAACAAcatcaacaacaacagcaactaGAGAGGGGAGAGTTTTCACCTTGTTTGAGCCCCTCTGGGCTTGACTCCAGAGAACCCTATGACCACCTTG GAGCAAGAATGTTATATAATACACAAGAGATGTTATTGAGGAGAAAATTAGAGGACCAGGCTGAACTGCAGCAAGCCATTGAACTCCAAGGAAGAAGACTGATGAATCTGCAACTTCCAGACTTGGATGAACGTATACACCATCACCAGCGCAGTCTATCTGTTGGTTCTCATGTTCCCTTAACCTCTCTGCCTCATGCTCACATCAATCAAAATGTTATCCTTCCATCTGATAGCATCAATGAAGAAGTTGCTGAAG GTCACAGTGGCAATCCTGCTGCAGCTGCTGAGCATCTGCTTCAGCAGGAAGTGAATCCAGCTTGTATTCACAACAATGGCAGTGCCAACAGCAAAGAGGAAAGCTTCCATGTTGAAGAGTATGATCTCCCAAAAAG TCTAGAGCAGGTCCTTCCTGATAGCCTTTTGCCTTCTCCTACAAAATCAGCTGGAGATAATCTCTCTGGTTTCTCTGCTGCGATGTTGGAGGTTAATGAGAACTCTGCATTCTCAATTTCTCAATCTTCTGATGAAATTATCTTATCACTGCCCAGTACTTTTGTCAGTGACAAAGCTTCTCAATAA